AAAGAAATATTCTTTTGGAGTTTTATTTATTTATTTGGAAACTTTTTTTTATCAGCTAAACTAAGTTCTTTTATTGATAACAGTGATCCAGCTATTCTTGAAAAATCCCTGTTCTCTTTATTTATAATTGTATTAATAGGTCCATTTTTTGAAGAACTTTTTTTTAGAGGCGTTATTTTTCAAGTGTTTAACAATAATTCTTATCTAACAATAATTCTTATCTCTAGTATCTTATTTGCTTTAGCTCACGGAGCACCAGGAATTATTTTTTTGATTTCAGGTTCAGCTTTTTATTTTGGATATATTTATGTAAAAACAAAGTCATTATGGAATTCCATTTTTATTCATATAATCAATAATTTAACAGGTACATTTTTATTTTTTACAAACAATATATTATTTACACAAACAGAAGGTTTATTATTTAATCTTTTAGGAGGTGTTTCTTTAATATTTTGTTTTTATAATTTTTTTAGAATGTATAAATTTTTACCTTCTAAATAATGATCTTTTGAAATTTGTTTTAATTAAAATAATATTCTAAAGTAAATCTTAAAAAAAGGTTAAACATAAATTAAAATGAGGTAAAAGATGAAAGAATTAACAAGAGAAGAAATGCTAGAGGTAAACGGAGGTCACTGGATAGACTGGGTCGAAAGAGGTTGGGAAACAGCTCATAGAGCTTGGGAAGCTCATGAGGTTAATAAAGATAGAAAAGAGAGAAAAGAAAGAGCCAAAGATAGGGCTAGAGAGAGGCCTAGTCATGAAGGTGCATGTTAATTATTTGTAATAAAAGCGTCCTCTTAAATAAAAGAGGACATTTTTATTATAAAATTTAAGAAAGAAAAAAGAGTTAGACCTTTTTGGTAGTACTAGAATTGAAAGAAGCAGAAGACAAGTTGAATTTTATAGTTGAATAATATTAACTATTTTTTTCTATTGTCATAAATTATTGGAGGAATTATGGAACAAATTA
The genomic region above belongs to Psychrilyobacter piezotolerans and contains:
- a CDS encoding CPBP family intramembrane glutamic endopeptidase, which codes for MEWINQLKEKKIQNNIAIRFLFLFFIVLLGFVLTFFLRSSLEPLLKFKDRNFQIKIMALLGNFSILLVSFLFKQLKLKTVFSKISLEKEIFFWSFIYLFGNFFLSAKLSSFIDNSDPAILEKSLFSLFIIVLIGPFFEELFFRGVIFQVFNNNSYLTIILISSILFALAHGAPGIIFLISGSAFYFGYIYVKTKSLWNSIFIHIINNLTGTFLFFTNNILFTQTEGLLFNLLGGVSLIFCFYNFFRMYKFLPSK